AAAGACCTGACCAACGCGCACAGTGCCGAAGCGGATGCCGTGGCTACTTTCGAGATCCTGGAAGCCCAGCTGGTGCGGTACTCCGAGCAGCTGAAAGCGGATGTGGACGCCCTCGCACAGTTCACCAAGGAAGACGAATACGTGGATTTCGCCCGCAGGATCGTGCGGCAGAACGGCACGGAAATTTTCAACTTCGGCAAGTACAAGGGCCGCCCCGTGCGCGATGTGCTGAAACAGGAGCCCCAGTACTACGACTGGATGATGAAAGCCGAGTTCCCGCTTAACACGAAAGAGAAACTGACGGAGATTTACCACGACATGATGCTAAAAAAACCATAAAAGTTAGTTCGTCCGGTAAAAAACCGGAGGATATTATCTATTTTCGCCATCCTTAAATCAATTCAGCTAATTGGAAAAATTAGTTATCATACCCACTTACAACGAAAAAGACAATATCGCGCGCATGATCGAGACGGTCTTTTCGTTGCAACAGGGGTTCCATATCTTAATTGTGGACGACGGCTCGCCGGATGGCACGGGCGCGATCGTGAAAGGCATGCAGCCGCAATATCCGGATCACTTATTTATCGAGGAAAGAAGCGGCAAGCAAGGGCTTGGCACCGCCTATATCCACGGTTTCCGCTGGGCGCTGGCCCGTACCTACCAATACATCTTCGAGATGGACGCCGATTTCTCGCATAACCCGAAGGATCTTATCCGCTTGTATGACGCCTGCGCCAACGGCGGGGCCGATGTGTCGGTGGGGTCGCGGTATGTGCCGGGCGGCAAAACGGAGAACTGGCCCTGGGACAGGGCAGTGCTCTCCTACGGCGCTTCCGTGTACGTGCGCTGCATCACCTGGATGCCCGTGAGGGATGCTACGGCAGGATTCGTTTGCTACACCCGCAAGGTGCTGGAAACCATTGATCTTTCCGACATCCGGTTCGTGGGTTACGCTTTCCAGATCGAGATGAAATTTACCGCCTGGAAGCTCGGTTTCCGGATCGCGGAAGTTCCCATTACATTTATAGATCGTAAAGAAGGCTATTCGAAGATGAGCAAGGGCATTGTGAAAGAAGGGATCTTCGGGGTGCTGAAGATCCAATGGCATAGCCTCTTCGGGAAAAAGCGCCGCTAAAATAGTGCAGTGAAGAAAGCGTTTATTGAACTCCACCTCTCCGTATTCCTCGCCGGGTTTACGGGCATCCTCGGCAAACTGATCACGCTGAATGAGGGATTGCTGGTCTGGTACCGGCTCCTCATCACCGCCGTGACGATGTATTTCCTCTTCCGCTGGCAGGGGAAGCTGAAAAAACTGCCGCTCCGCGACGTGATGCGGATCGGAGGGGTCGGCTGCATCGTGGCGCTGCACTGGATTTTCTTCTACGGCAGTATCAAATACGCCAACGTTTCCATCGGTGTCGTCTGCTTCTCGCTCACCAGTCTTTTCACCGCCGTTTTCGACCCGCTGATCAACCGCCGCCGGTTCGACAAGATGGAGATGTTTCTCAGCATGCTCACCCTGGCGGGCATCCTCCTGATTTTCCATTTCGATACGCAATACCGGACCGGCATCATCCTTGGCGTCATCTCCAGCATGTTCGCAGCGCTGTTTACCGTGCTGAACAAGCAGCTGGTGGTGAAATACGACACAGCCACCATAACGTTTTACGAACTGGGCGTGGGTTTCCTCGGACTTACGCTCCTCATGCCGGCCTACCTGGTCGCCTTTCCTGTTGAAAACATTCTCCCCAGCCTGCCCGATGCCATTTACCTGCTCATCCTTTCCTGGTTCTGTACGGTGATGATGTACACGCTGTCGATGAACGCGCTGAAGAAGATATCGGCGTTTACCGTCAACCTCTGCTTCAACCTCGAACCCTTATACAGCATCGTCCTGGCTTTCATCATTTTCCATGAAAACAAGCTGCTGCACAGCGGCTTTTACGGCGGGCTCGGGCTCATCCTCCTATCCGTAATACTACAGATGCTCCGCGTAGCACGCCAGGCGAAGCATGCACCCGCGCATTGACCGTTTATCACCAAATGACGGGAACTTGATCTGAAATGCCTTATTTTGCGATTATCCTAACCAACTTTACGAACTAAAAAATACTGAACTGGCTTATGACCCGATCTGCAATGTGGCTCGTATCCCTCAGCCTATGGTGCACCGGCGAGATGGCGCAATCCAAAAAACCGCTCGACCACAGCGTGTACGACAGCTGGCAAAACATCGGCGTGAAACTGGTCAGCCCCGACGGGCGCTGGGCCGTTTATACCGTAACGCCCCAGGAAGGCGACGCCACCCTCTTCATCCGTAATCTCCAGACCGGCCGGCAAACCGCCTTCGAACGCGGTACCGCTCCCACGATCACGGATGATAACCGGTTTGTGGCATTCACCGTGAAACCGCGCTTCCAGGAAACGAGGCAGGCCCGCATTAAAAAAACGAAGCCCGACGAGATGCCGAAAGATTCCCTCGTTATTTACGAACTGGAAACGGGTAAAACCCTCGTGCATTCAGCGAAAGTAAAATCCTTCAAAACGCCCGAAAAAGGCAGCGGCATCATCGCTTACCTCGTGGAACCCGCGAAGGATACATCTTCCGCGAAGAAACCAGCAGCAAAACCCGTCGCAGCGGCAGATTTCGCCGATGCGGACGATAACGGACCCGGGAAAGGAGGCGCTTCCGCCGCGGTAGACCTCGTAATCATCCGGACCGGCAAAACACTCGCGTTCGATACTATCCGTCACGTCACATCTTACACTATTTCCAAACCCGGCAACGCCCTCGCCGCCGTGGTGAGCCCGGGTAAAAAAGACAGTCTGGTTACACCGGGCATCATCTTCTGGAACACCGCCAAACGCGAATCGAAATATATCTCAAAAGGTCAGGGCCAATTTGCACAGTTCGCATTCGATGACAAAGGCGAACAACTCGCCTGGACGGTGAGCCGCGACAGCGCCAAAGCCCCCGTAGCCGTTCACGCCCTGGCAGTGTATGGCCCCGGTATGGACACCGCGCGCCTGGCGATCACCCGCAGCAGCAATGGCATGCGCGACACATGGAGCGTATCCGAAAACGGCAGGCTTATATTCTCCCGCAACGGCCAGCGCCTCTTCTTCGGCACTGCGCCCATTCCCAAACCGAAAGACACCACCATCGTGGATTTCGAAGTAGCGAAAGTGGACGTTTGGCATTACCTCGACGACTACCTGCAACCCATGCAGCTCAAAAACCTCGACCGCGAACTGAAACGCAGCTACACCGCCGTTTACTTCCCGGCGGAGAACCGCATGGTACAACTCAGCGACGATTCCATGGAAACGTTCCAGTTCGGCGACGAAGGCAATGCCGAATACGGCCTGGGCACCAGCGACAGCCACTCCCGCATCGCACTGCAATGGACCGGCAAAACCAACAAGAACGCCTGGATGGTGCACATCCCGAGCGGCCGCCGCATGTCCATCAAACAGGACCTGAACGGGCAGATCGCTATTTCGCCGGCGGGCAAATACATCATCTGGTTCGATAACATGAACGGGCAATATTCTTCCTACGACTTCCTTACTGGCTCCACGCGCATCATTTCCGCGGGCATCCCCGTGAAGCTGACCGACGAGGAAATGGACATGCCCGACTTCCCCCAGCCCTACGGCACCAGCGGGTGGATGGAAAACGACAAATACGTATACATCAACGACCGATACGATATCTGGCAGGTAGACCCTTCCGGCAAAGAACCCGCTGTAATGATCACGCAAGGCCTTGGCAGGGCGAACAAAACTGTGCTGCGCAACGTGAAACTCAATCCCGACGAGCGCTTTTACGCACCGAAACAAACCCTCCTGCTCGAAAGCCAGAGCGACGTCACCAAGTTCGGCGGCTTCTGGACAGTGAGACTACTCGATAAAGGCGCGCCGAAACAAGTGGTGAGCGGCCCGTATGCCTACATTGCCCCCGTAAAAGCGAAAAACGCGAGCATGATCCTTTACCAGCGCACTACGTACCAGGAGTCTCCCGATATTTTCGCCGGTGAGGAATTATCGACCGCCAAACGCATCAGCCACCTCAATCCCCAGCAGAAAGAATACAACTGGGGCACGGCGGAACTGTTCAAATGGACGACGTTCAACGGCCAGGAAACCGAGGGTATCCTGTACAAGCCCGAGGACTTCGACCCCGCAAAAAAGTACCCGGTGCTGATTTACTTCTACGAAAAACTGACCGACGGTTTATATGGCTATCAGCCGCCCGCGCCCACACCTTCGCGCCTGAATATTACGTTCTTCGTGAGCCGCGGATATGTGGTGTTGGCGCCGGATATCCGTTATGAAAACGGGCGCCCCGGCAAAAGCGCGTACGATTACATCGTCAGCGGCGCCGAGGCGCTGGCGAAAAACACTTGGATCGACCGGTCGAACATGGCCATCCAGGGACAGAGCTGGGGAGGTTACCAGGTATGCTACCTGGTCACGGCAACTCCCTTGTTCAAGGCAGCCTGGGCGGGTGCGCCGGTGGCCAACATGACGAGTGCTTACGGTGGCATCCGCTGGGAAAGCGGGATGAACCGCCAGTTCCAGTATGAGCACACACAGAGCCGCATCGGGGCCACGTTGTGGGAGAAGCCGGAACTGTACATCGAGAATTCGCCGTTGTTCCATTTGCCGAAAGTGACTACCCCCTGGTAATCATGCATAATGATGCAGATGGTGCAGTGCCCTGGTACCAGGGGATTGAGATGTTCACGGGGCTCCGCCGCCTGGGGAAACCCACCTGGATGCTCAATTACAATGGCGACGCGCATAACCTCATGCAGCGCCAGAACCGAAAAGACATCCAGATCCGCCAGCAGCAGTTCTTCGACCATTACCTGAAAGGCGCCCCAGCTCCTAAATGGCTGGTGAAGGGCGTTCCGGCTACGGATAAAGGCCGCGACTGGGGCTTCGACATCGCTGAATAATCGCTTTTTACCTCTTTTAGTAAAAAGGCGGTCCGTTTCCCGGGCCGCCTTTTTGTTATCGCCTCGTTAACTGGAAGATTTTCAATCCTTTCCACAGATAACAGAAAAATATCTAATTAAAACGCTTTTACATGTAGTTATTTGTCTATATTTACATCGGTTGAAGTACCTACGGATGATTGAATCAATCTAGCAATTAGTCCTATGAACACCTATATCCTTAGTCCGAAAGACAGCCTCCATCCCTTTGTACAGCGCTATATTGTGCTGGAAAACGTGCAATCCACGGCGGAGATTTTCAAACAAAAACTTTTTGCGGCCGGCAAACAGTACCTGGTGTTTATCCGCCAGGGCGGACTTGCCTTCAAACCTGCGGACCACGCGGCGTTTGACCTGCCGAAAGCGGCAGTGACAGGGCCTTTTACCTGTGCGCTGAACGCGCGGGTGACCGGGCCGCTCAGCATGGTGGTCGTACAGCTGAACGCTTATGCCAGCCATCGCCTGATGGGCATCAGCATGGAATCGGTAACGAATTATTTCCGTGACCTGAGCCGTATCAAAGGCAACTGGGCGGAAGTGAGCGCATCGATCCGGAATGCGGCAGACATCCATACAATTCATCATATCCTAGACCAGGCGCTGGAAAGCCTGATCCCGCACCAGCAATCGTCCCTGAAACAGGTGGATGAAATGGTGGATTACCTAATCGAACAAAAAGGGAACGTGGCCATGATCGACCTCGCCCTTCGTTTCAAAACCAGCCGACATACACTCGAGCGCCAGTTCATGGAAGTGACCGGCCTCACCCCTCAATTGTACAACCGCATTCTGCGCAGACAACGGTTTGCGTAACGATTTTGACTTGTACGGAATATACAATGCGCCGGATCTCATGCATCCGGCGTTTTTGTTTTATTTTTAAGACGAAAAAAAGGAATCATGCAACAGCCATTGGAAGCCACGAAAGGAAACTACCGCATTACTACCGACAAGCAGGCGCTGCAACTGCCCGTTATCCACCGCTACCTCAGCGTAGACAGTTACTGGGCGCAGGATATTCCTGCTTCACTGGTGGCAACGTCCATCGAGCATTCGTTGTGCTTTGGCATGTTCCATGCGGGGGAACAGGTTGGGTTTGCCCGCGTGGTGACCGATTACGCGACGTTCGGTTACCTGGCAGACGTGTTTGTGCTGGCGGAACACCGCGGGCAGGGGCTTTCGAAGTGGTTGATGGAGGTAATCCTCTCCCACCCCGGGCTGCAGCAACTGCGCCGCATGCTGCTCATGACGCAGGACGCGCAGGGATTGTATGAACAATACGGCTTTACGGTGTGGGAATACCCGGAAAGGTGCATGAGCAAAAGGATTGGAGCATCCTATTCCGAGATGAAAAACCAAAAGGCATGAAAAAGATCCTGACCTGGGCTGTCATTATACTCTTTATCATCGGCATTTTCATGCTGGGGCGTTGTACGGGCAACCGCGGCAGTTCCATCAGCGAAAAGGCCGTCAACAATGTACTGCTGATCCGTGAGATCGCGGAGCTTGCCAGCCTGGAAGTACAGGGCACGGCCACTTTCAAGCAAAGCAACATCAGCAACAGCGGGGAATGGAGCGATAACCTCAAGCGGGTATTTGCTGAAAATACGGCCTGGGTATCGGTGCCGTATATCGCCAAATACGGCGTGGATACGGACAGTACCAATTTCCATCTCACCGTGAAAGATACGACCGTATTCATAAAGCTGCCGCAACCGAAACTGCTGAGCTTCGAATTGCGGATGAACCGGATGGAAACTTCGTCCCGCAAAGGCTGGTTCACGTTTTCGGACGATGAAACCTACACCGAAGTGCAGAAAAAACTCTATGATACCGAACGCTCACAGATGGAGGAAAATGTGATGAACCAGAAGCAGTGCATGAACAAGATCATCGCCATTTTGCGCAACTATTACACGCCTTTGGGATACGAAGTGAAAGTGGAATTCACGGGAAACGACACTTCTTTACAGGGACCGGGACTGGAATAGACATCACGCGGCGTACTGCGTGATATACTTTACCAGCAAGCGTTTGGCGATGGGTAACAACGTTTCCTCAACCGGAAAAACCAGGCCGGTTTCTACCGTGTATACAGCAGGGTTAGGCAATTCCCGGAAGTTGCGGATGAGGTCGGATTTAATGCTTTGCTGCGTGTTGGCCAGGCTGCGGATGTAGGTGCTGATGAATTGGGTGTGGATACCCCGGAACTTTTCGTCGTGCCGTTCGAAGATCGTTAGCCGGTATTGATAGACGCGTGTGTCGGCGGCATGCCCGTCGCAGAGCAGCATGTAGCCCTCCTGGCTGTCGAGCGGAACGATGCCGACGGGTGTAATGTTGAGCTGGTCTTCCACGAATTCGTAGATCTCCGTTCCGCCCTGGATGGCGCCGTTCATTTCGGGGAGGGAAAACTGGATGATGTACTCCAGTTCTTCCATCAGTTCATCGTCGGCCGCGATTTGTTCGTAGAGAATTTGCAGCCGCTGCAGGTTAACGGCAGTGATCCGTTTTGGGAACTGTTGTTGCAGGAATTTTTTAGTATCCCGGAACGAAACGAGGTTGTTGTAATGATAGATGAGATCGCTTAACTGGGGGTATAATTTGTTCTCCCGGAAGCAATGGTTGATTTCCTGCAAATAAGCCAGTAAAGTGTATTTCTTCAACTCAAAATCGATATAGCCGTCGGCAAACCACGTCTCGCTCAATACTTTCATAGCCCTGGATAATTTATTCGTCTACCTGAATTTACGGATTTTTTCTTGTATGCGTTTTGCGCGCCCAATTACCAATAATTATTTATTAATACGTAATCATTTCAATATCTTACCAATACAAGTAGCTATTTTTCACCCACCTACCCAAAAGGGAAACCTGAAAATTATTTCAAGGTATGCCGAACAGAATATTGAGTTAATTCCTTATCTTCATTCAGTATTATTTTTCATTTTTTAATTTTTTTATCATGAACATCTACGTAGCCAACCTCCACTACAGGTTGAACGATGAGGACCTTCACCAAATCTTTAGCGAATTCGGGCAAGTTACCTCTGCTAAAATCATTAAGGATCACGAAACCGGTCGTTCACGTGGTTTTGGTTTTGTTGAGATGCCGAATCAAGAAGAAGGCACCTTGGCAATGGAGCGTCTGAACGGTAGTGAAGTAGAAGGCAAACAACTGATGGTCAACGAAGCTCGTCCGAAACAGCCCTCCAATGGTGGTGGCGGTTTCCGCAACAATCGTCCTGGTGGCGGTGGCGGATACGGCGGCGGCGGACGCGATCGTCGTTATTAATAGGCAGATTAGTTTCTTATCGATCCTATATAAGGCTTCCCTGGCGGGAAGCCTTTTTTTGCGTTTATTCCTAAACGCACACACCGGAAAAGGTTTCCGATCACCTCGCTTACCTCCACCCCAATCCAAAAAACAGCGCAAATCGATGCGCCGCTGCATCATTACAATACCCTCCGGCAACCCATGGATTAAGTCCTACAGCGACTTAATCTCCCTTCTGAAATGCTATTTTTAAAACTGGCGTGTAATCGATTACAATATGTAGATATTCCTCACATCCACACTTCCAACAAGCTCATTTGCCTCGATAATACAGGGTGAAAACGAAGCGCCGGCACATAAATGCAATTGGCAAACCAATCTTGCATATTACGCGGCTGTCCAGGGTTTTATACTATTACAGGACACATTCCTTCTTACATAAAAAAAGCGCGGCGGAACCGGGGTTCCGCCGCGCTTTACAAGAATTATTTTTTCCTTTAGTAACCTCTGGAAGGATCGAAGTTTTCCAGCTCCGTAGCCACGGCGCTGAGGAACGTCGAGCCCAGCGATCCGTCCACGATACGGTGATCGTACGACATCGATAGGTACATCATGTGGCGGATGGCGATGGAATCACCCTGCTCCGTTTCCACAACCACCGGGCGTTTTTTAATGGCGCCCACCGCCAGTATCGCTACTTGCGGCTGGTTGATGATCGGCGTGCCGGTGAGGCTGCCAAATGTACCCACATTGGTGATGGTAAAGGTACCATCCTGCGTGTTTTCAGGCTTCAAACGGTTCTGGCGCGCGGCGTTGGCGAGGTTGTTCACCTGCTTGGTAAGACCCACCAGGTTGAGCATATCCGCGTTGCGGATCACCGGCACGATAAGGTTGCCGGAAGGCAGCGCGGTGGCCATGCCGATATTGATATCTTTTTTGAGGATGATCTTGTCGCCATCGAGCGAGCAATTCACCAGCGGGAATCGCTTGATGCATTTTACTACGGCTTCCACGAACAGCGGCATGAAGGTGATCTTCTCCCCTTCGCGCTTTTCGAAATCCTTCTTCACGTTATCGCGCCAGCGTACCATGTTGGTCACATCGCATTCCGCGAAGCTGGTAACGTGGGGGAAGTGTGCTTGCTGCGCACCATATGGTCGGCGATCAGCTTGCGCATGCGGTCCATTTCGATGATCTCCACATTGCCGCCATAAGAATTGGAAGCGGCTACAGTAGTGATTTCGCGGGAAGGAGCGGGAGCGGCTTGAGGTGCCTCGCGGATCACTTCCGGCTCTTGTACGTTTGCACCGCGGTTGGCGATGTAATCGAGAATGTCTTTTTTCGTAACGCGGCCTTCGTTGCCGGAACCTGGAATCTTTTCGAGCTCGGCGAATGAAACGCCTTCCTGTTGTGCGATAGTAAGTACGAGTGGGGAATAGAAGCGGGCTTCTCCGGATGAAGGCACCGTGGCGGCGGCCTGTGGACGGGGCGGCGCAGTCTGGTATTGGGGCTCGGCAGGGCGGGCGGCTTCCGGCGCGGGTGCGGCGGCAGGAGAAGGAGCAACCGGCGCGTCGGCGGCGGTTTCCACCCTGGCGATCACCGTACCAACGGGCACCACGTCGTTTTCATTAAAAAGGATTTCAGTGATCACGCCGTCTGCTATCGACGGCACTTCACTATCCACTTTGTCCGTAGCGATCTCCAGCACCGTATCGTCCACCTTCACCACATCGCCGGGCTTCTTGTGCCAGCGAAGAATAGTGGCTTCCATGATGCTTTCTCCCATTTTGGGCATCACCAGTTCGACAATTGCCATATAAGTGATTGTTTTAGTAGATGACAAAAATAAGGGAATTTAACCTACCAGCCACTTCCTCAGTTCGTTCATCGCGGCAATGGCGGTCATCTCCGTGTTCCGCGCCCGGTCGTACCGGAAATGATAGCGCATCGTGCGGATGTTCTCCTTCCCTCCCACTGCGATCCAGACAGTGCCCACAGGCTTTTCGTCCGTTCCGCCGTCGGGCCCCATAATCCCCGACACGGCCATTACGCAATCGACGTTAAGAACGGCGAGCGCGCCTTCGGCCATTTCGCGGACAGTTTGTTCGCTTACGGCGCCATGCTGGCGGATGGTTTCGGGGCTTACGCGTAGTACGCTGGTTTTGGTTTCGTTGGCATAACTCACCACGCTGCCTTTGAAATAGCGCGAGCTGCCTGGCACGGTGGTGATCTGGCTGGCGATGCGGCCGCCGGTGCAGCTTTCGGCGGTGCCGGCTGTCAGTCCTTTTTCGAGGAGGATATTGCCGAGGATCACGCCCATGGGGAGGTCCTGTTCTGCCACGAGAATATCGGCCACGAGGGATTTCAGCGCCTGGTGGGCGTCTTTCATTTCGGCGGCGGCGGTGATTTTATCGGGCGCTTCGGTGGTGAGGCGCAGTTTCAGCAGGCCGTAGCTTGGCAGGTAAGCGAGTTTGATATGCGCGGGCATCGCGGCTTCGAAATCGCGGATGCGTTCGGCAACGAAAGATTCGCCCATGCCGGATGTAATAAGGGTTTGATGCAGGA
Above is a genomic segment from Chitinophaga pollutisoli containing:
- a CDS encoding DUF4230 domain-containing protein — its product is MKKILTWAVIILFIIGIFMLGRCTGNRGSSISEKAVNNVLLIREIAELASLEVQGTATFKQSNISNSGEWSDNLKRVFAENTAWVSVPYIAKYGVDTDSTNFHLTVKDTTVFIKLPQPKLLSFELRMNRMETSSRKGWFTFSDDETYTEVQKKLYDTERSQMEENVMNQKQCMNKIIAILRNYYTPLGYEVKVEFTGNDTSLQGPGLE
- a CDS encoding GNAT family N-acetyltransferase, which gives rise to MQQPLEATKGNYRITTDKQALQLPVIHRYLSVDSYWAQDIPASLVATSIEHSLCFGMFHAGEQVGFARVVTDYATFGYLADVFVLAEHRGQGLSKWLMEVILSHPGLQQLRRMLLMTQDAQGLYEQYGFTVWEYPERCMSKRIGASYSEMKNQKA
- a CDS encoding RNA-binding protein, whose protein sequence is MNIYVANLHYRLNDEDLHQIFSEFGQVTSAKIIKDHETGRSRGFGFVEMPNQEEGTLAMERLNGSEVEGKQLMVNEARPKQPSNGGGGFRNNRPGGGGGYGGGGRDRRY
- a CDS encoding prolyl oligopeptidase family serine peptidase, which gives rise to MHNDADGAVPWYQGIEMFTGLRRLGKPTWMLNYNGDAHNLMQRQNRKDIQIRQQQFFDHYLKGAPAPKWLVKGVPATDKGRDWGFDIAE
- a CDS encoding polyprenol monophosphomannose synthase translates to MEKLVIIPTYNEKDNIARMIETVFSLQQGFHILIVDDGSPDGTGAIVKGMQPQYPDHLFIEERSGKQGLGTAYIHGFRWALARTYQYIFEMDADFSHNPKDLIRLYDACANGGADVSVGSRYVPGGKTENWPWDRAVLSYGASVYVRCITWMPVRDATAGFVCYTRKVLETIDLSDIRFVGYAFQIEMKFTAWKLGFRIAEVPITFIDRKEGYSKMSKGIVKEGIFGVLKIQWHSLFGKKRR
- a CDS encoding DUF6597 domain-containing transcriptional factor, yielding MNTYILSPKDSLHPFVQRYIVLENVQSTAEIFKQKLFAAGKQYLVFIRQGGLAFKPADHAAFDLPKAAVTGPFTCALNARVTGPLSMVVVQLNAYASHRLMGISMESVTNYFRDLSRIKGNWAEVSASIRNAADIHTIHHILDQALESLIPHQQSSLKQVDEMVDYLIEQKGNVAMIDLALRFKTSRHTLERQFMEVTGLTPQLYNRILRRQRFA
- a CDS encoding CinA family nicotinamide mononucleotide deamidase-related protein, with translation MNRIRASIITIGDELLIGQTIDTNSAWMGTRLNDAGIWVQRRVAVGDDRQAILSALEEESAKSKVVLITGGLGPTADDITKPTLLEYFGGKMVRDEATYTRVMGFFESRGLPVLERNVAQAMVPDSCAVLQNLRGTAPGMWFEKNDVIFVSLPGVPFEMKGLMENEVIPRLRERFHTPALLHQTLITSGMGESFVAERIRDFEAAMPAHIKLAYLPSYGLLKLRLTTEAPDKITAAAEMKDAHQALKSLVADILVAEQDLPMGVILGNILLEKGLTAGTAESCTGGRIASQITTVPGSSRYFKGSVVSYANETKTSVLRVSPETIRQHGAVSEQTVREMAEGALAVLNVDCVMAVSGIMGPDGGTDEKPVGTVWIAVGGKENIRTMRYHFRYDRARNTEMTAIAAMNELRKWLVG
- a CDS encoding DMT family transporter; its protein translation is MKKAFIELHLSVFLAGFTGILGKLITLNEGLLVWYRLLITAVTMYFLFRWQGKLKKLPLRDVMRIGGVGCIVALHWIFFYGSIKYANVSIGVVCFSLTSLFTAVFDPLINRRRFDKMEMFLSMLTLAGILLIFHFDTQYRTGIILGVISSMFAALFTVLNKQLVVKYDTATITFYELGVGFLGLTLLMPAYLVAFPVENILPSLPDAIYLLILSWFCTVMMYTLSMNALKKISAFTVNLCFNLEPLYSIVLAFIIFHENKLLHSGFYGGLGLILLSVILQMLRVARQAKHAPAH
- a CDS encoding prolyl oligopeptidase family serine peptidase, which encodes MTRSAMWLVSLSLWCTGEMAQSKKPLDHSVYDSWQNIGVKLVSPDGRWAVYTVTPQEGDATLFIRNLQTGRQTAFERGTAPTITDDNRFVAFTVKPRFQETRQARIKKTKPDEMPKDSLVIYELETGKTLVHSAKVKSFKTPEKGSGIIAYLVEPAKDTSSAKKPAAKPVAAADFADADDNGPGKGGASAAVDLVIIRTGKTLAFDTIRHVTSYTISKPGNALAAVVSPGKKDSLVTPGIIFWNTAKRESKYISKGQGQFAQFAFDDKGEQLAWTVSRDSAKAPVAVHALAVYGPGMDTARLAITRSSNGMRDTWSVSENGRLIFSRNGQRLFFGTAPIPKPKDTTIVDFEVAKVDVWHYLDDYLQPMQLKNLDRELKRSYTAVYFPAENRMVQLSDDSMETFQFGDEGNAEYGLGTSDSHSRIALQWTGKTNKNAWMVHIPSGRRMSIKQDLNGQIAISPAGKYIIWFDNMNGQYSSYDFLTGSTRIISAGIPVKLTDEEMDMPDFPQPYGTSGWMENDKYVYINDRYDIWQVDPSGKEPAVMITQGLGRANKTVLRNVKLNPDERFYAPKQTLLLESQSDVTKFGGFWTVRLLDKGAPKQVVSGPYAYIAPVKAKNASMILYQRTTYQESPDIFAGEELSTAKRISHLNPQQKEYNWGTAELFKWTTFNGQETEGILYKPEDFDPAKKYPVLIYFYEKLTDGLYGYQPPAPTPSRLNITFFVSRGYVVLAPDIRYENGRPGKSAYDYIVSGAEALAKNTWIDRSNMAIQGQSWGGYQVCYLVTATPLFKAAWAGAPVANMTSAYGGIRWESGMNRQFQYEHTQSRIGATLWEKPELYIENSPLFHLPKVTTPW